A single Oncorhynchus kisutch isolate 150728-3 linkage group LG19, Okis_V2, whole genome shotgun sequence DNA region contains:
- the LOC109864295 gene encoding lymphoid-restricted membrane protein isoform X10: MNLGSIWCDGLSVSCVVTPCSSMDLGVTHRQRHNPVDSICRKLQTIQRHDREVNPSSPFQIPKFTSSSYNSPQSSLRRNLEVILKKREREGMLTPKGSPQLPRSSHCPNSSPANPTMNPPTPVNATFTITSNPGEWRGVGVGLGGQGRGWQRDCSTPAVQTGDTFFSFSHGHQFTQPEAGTGSDGSERHRTPSLTCTPAQSLLSYNLNFCSSDSTANLLQCELPYPALVVKRLSMGDGAMSSENRKDTMTEVSLICEEDLLDTIFHVCDTQRRGKVYVSRIVDYLRHTTSRGSEDSGLEDLCNMLDPEHKDVSIDLDTYHAIMKEWIDDCRKNGDDTPEDLTQESVRLRDSLSAKRSVLLNMTSGSLEAFGGEVSRTDLETSDLVFCVTDLQFSNQKLQEEVRKLKQNVETMEDHNQKLAEENEELKSQARLGQQLAQKEKMLKDEVEEMKMSLSCTEEGRARASAQTKHMERENQSLIAKISCLQDENIKVTMEMDDLQKRIIELCDLNAELQVHNHSFDAVVSEKESLILQKCRQIEELMATVMEYSSVTELLRADKTKLESQIHMMPPDMAVAGLSLSVAYRLNHSTSGSLQTELALAQTPPEGASCVSPLSFASVLDESLDREVLVLLQGPTHDQMSPEFKSLVNKLKRDFKDEGLSILSTLRGLMHHYGGPGASKDPILQAVQSELDRRRTEWGLSLEQLDQYTKSLENELIKMASSIRRSRTEILHLSVRVQEQENQKRQLREELDQLNTPGDSREASCQTPDEETQAGEDLDWDEEFVLQDFLKNEGVETYRDFKSQETGPTEEDRLTERGDQPGEVGERWTVVGGEGPEGGMRGISLLSPLSEQSEPDQTEGEDLRETTAATDGDQRVNSLSPQGAKLPECFGPEDAHQHAVDTEEHPLPPSHSSLSDVMSPDTIVPLLQDTPQPGSPEHDRTITAGNSPPPRLAEMVSPSCTYPVMNETILLTCSSQQTDGSERGKGEDITTSTNMSDTQKLTKDQLAERVLAEDSTSLLPVLEEEEDTQESVVQVPTVEVDLSGTVSLAGGDRGSPTMDGLNVAPTDPSQGPRDATIPDPSGAKIDSLVLRSKFKKELELSRSMDVIEEGKVQEDLSESVTTEKDIEASVSEDSTVGDRSSLSPNDKEIETEFQRLSLGFKCDMFTLEKRLRLEERSRDLAEENVRREVSSCQGLLQALAPLCEDDNQSMEIIQRLQKNLDILIQSMTRVSSRSEMLGAIHQESRTGTAVEIMVQHVENLRRMYTKEHAELTELRENMLQNERSFGSHSGGTHSDDFRGKKPSGATSYKASARRVSIAAIPRSGGGGGPMHFDMPNKPQDMEAERLTRRSPCPILAEQAAAAPCLGYSSRPASAASGSRGLWLWLALVVVLAGLLALLASLVLQPAVDGAPVGTGDSWVTIQQLLWPYTGLRHNGQPPV; this comes from the exons ATGAACTTGGGAAGTATCTGGTGTGATGGACTATCAGT TTCTTGTGTTGTCACCCCCTGCTCCAGCATGGACCTTGGAGTGACCCATCGTCAACGCCACAACCCTGTTGACAGCATCTGTCGTAAGCTGCAGACCATCCAGCGGCATGACCGTGAGGTTAACCCCTCCTCGCCCTTCCAGATCCCAAAGTTCACGTCCAGCAGCTACAACAGCCCCCAGTCCAGCCTGCGCCGCAACCTGGAAGTCATCCTGAAGAAGCGCGAGAGGGAGGGGATGTTAACCCCTAAGGGTTCACCCCAGCTTCCCAGGAGCTCCCACTGTCCTAACTCCAGCCCAGCCAACCCCACCATGAACCCCCCAACCCCGGTCAATGCTACGTTTACCATAACAAGTAATcctggggagtggaggggggtAGGGGTGGGGTTAGGAGGGCAAGGGAGAGGATGGCAGAGGGACTGCTCCACCCCAGCTGTCCAGACTGGAGACACTTTTTTCAGCTTCTCTCATGGTCACCAGTTTACTCAGCCTGAGGCGGGGACAGGGTCTGACGGCAGCGAGAGGCACAGGACCCCATCTCTGACTTGCACACCTGCACAGAGCCTGCTGTCCTACAACCTCAACTTCTGCTCGTCAGACTCCACGGCCAACCTGCTGCAGTGTGAGCTGCCCTACCCGGCCCTGGTTGTCAAGAGACTGTCCATGGGAGACG gagccaTGTCCTCTGAGAACCGGAAGGACACGATGACTGAGGTCAGTCTGATCTGTGAAGAGGATTTACTAGACACCATTTTCCATGTTTGTGACACCCAGCGCAGAG GTAAGGTGTACGTGTCTCGTATCGTGGACTACCTGCGTCACACCACCAGCCGGGGTTCTGAGGACAGCGGGCTGGAGGACCTGTGTAATATGCTGGACCCAGAGCACAAAGATGTCTCCATAGACCTGGACACCTACCACGCCATCATGAAGGAGTGGATCGATGACTGCAGAAAGAATGG GGACGACACACCAGAGGACCTAACTCAAGAGTCTGTCAGACTCCGAGACAGCCTGTCAG CTAAGAGGTCTGTCCTGCTGAACATGACCTCAGGTAGTCTGGAGGCATTTGGAGGGGAGGTGTCACGAACAGATCT TGAGACGTCAGACCTGGTGTTCTGTGTGACCGACCTGCAGTTCAGTAACCAGAAGCTTCAGGAGGAGGTGAGGAAGCTGAAGCAGAATGTGGAGACCATGGAGGACCATAACCAGAAACTAGCAGAGGAGAACGAGGAGCTCAAGTCACAGGCCAGACT aGGCCAGCAGCTGGCCCAGAAGGAGAAGATGTTgaaggatgaggtggaggagatgAAGATGAGTCTGAGCTGtacagaggagggcagagccaggGCCTCAGCTCAGACCAAACATATG gagagagagaaccagagtctGATTGCCAAGATAAGCTGTCTTCAGGATGAG AACATAAAGGTCACCATggagatggatgacctccagaAGAGGATTATTGAACTGTGTGACCTAAATGCTGAGCTGCAG GTCCATAACCATTCCTTTGATGCTGTCGTGAGTGAAAAGGAATCCCTCATTCTCCAG AAGTGCAGACAGATTGAGGAGCTGATGGCTACAGTGATGGAGTACTCATCAGTCACAGAG CTGTTGAGAGCAGACAAGACCAAGCTGGAGAGCCAGATACACATGATGCCGCCAGACATGGCAGT TGCAGGTCTCTCCCTGTCGGTGGCGTACAGGTTGAACCACAGCACTTCAGGATCCCTGCAGACAGAACTGGCCCTTGCTCAAACACCTCCGGAG GGTGCGTCGTGTGTGTCGCCACTGAGCTTTGCATCTGTGCTAGATGAGTCTCTGGACAGGGAGGTGTTAGTGCTCCTGCAGGGCCCCACACATGACCAGATGTCCCCGGAGTTCAAGAGCCTCGTCAACAAACTG AAGAGAGATTTTAAGGACGAGGGCCTCTCCATCTTGTCAACACTCAGAGGACTCATGCACCACTATGGAGGACCAGGGGCTAGTAAAGACCCCATACTGCAG GCGGTGCAGTCTGAGCTGGATCGGAGGAGGACTGAGTGGGGACTCAGCCTGGAGCAGTTGGACCAGTACACCAAATCCCTGGAGAACGAACTGATCAAGATGGCCAGCAGCATAAGGAGGTCCCGCACTGAGATACTACACCTGTCAGTCAG GGTTCAGGAGCAGGAGAATCAGAAGAGGCAGCTGCGTGAAGAGTTGGACCAGCTAAATACCCCGGGGGACAGCAGGGAGGCCAGCTGCCAGACCCCCGACGAGGAGACACag GCTGGGGAAGACCTGGACTGGGACGAGGAGTTTGTCCTCCAAGACTTCCTGAAGAACGAGGGGGTGGAGACGTACAGGGACTTCAAGAGTCAGGAGACGGGACCGACGGAGGAGGACAGACTGACGGAGAGGGGGGACCAGCCTGGGGAGGTTGGGGAGAGGTGGACCGTGGTGGGGGGAGAGGGACCAGAGGGGGGAATGAGGGggatctcccttctctctcctctctcggagCAAAGTGAACCCGACCAGACGGAGGGAGAGGATCTGAGAG AAACCACAGCGGCAACAGACGGTGACCAGAGGGTGAACAGTCTATCCCCACAG GGTGCCAAATTACCAGAATGCTTTGGGCCTGAGGACGCCCACCAGCATGCTGTTGACACCGAGGAgcatccactccctccctcccactcttctCTATCGG ATGTAATGAGCCCTGACACCATAGTGCCCCTTCTTCAAGACACACCTCAGCCTGGCTCACCAGAACACGACAGGACCATCACTGCTGGGAACAGTCCACCCCCCAGGCTGGCTGAGATGGTATCTCCCAGCTGCACTTACCCTGTGATGAATGAGACCATTTTACTGACTTGCAG CTCCCAGCAGACAGACGGCAGTGAAAGAGGAAAAGGAGAGGACATCACCACCTCGACCAATATGAGTGAcacacag aagctAACCAAGGACCAGCTGGCTGAGAGAGTGCTAGCAGAGGACAG CACCAGCCTGTTACCAgtactagaggaggaggaggacacacagGAGTCAGTggtgcaggtgcctacagtggaAGTGGACTTGTCAG GGACAGTCAGTCTGGCAGGAGGGGACAGAGGCTCTCCGACTATGGATGGACTGAATGTTGCGCCCACTGACCCATCACAGGGTCCAAGGGATGCTACGATACCTGACCCCTCAGGAGCCAAAATTGACTCCCTGGTTCTCAGGAGCAAGTTCAAGAAGGAACTG GAGCTGTCTCGCAGTATGGATGTCATCGAGGAAGGGAAGGTACAAGAGGACCTGAGTGAAAGTGTTACCACagagaaggaca TTGAAGCCTCTGTTTCTGAGGACTCAACCGTAGGGGACAGAAGCAG CCTGTCCCCTAACGACAAGGAGATTGAG ACTGAGTTCCAGCGCCTGTCCCTGGGCTTTAAGTGTGACATGTTCACCCTGGAgaagaggctgaggctggaggagAGGTCACGAGACCTGGCAGAGGAGAATGTCCGGAGGGAGGTGTCCAGTTGCCAGGGACTATTACAG GCCCTGGCCCCTCTATGTGAGGATGATAACCAGTCTATGGAGATCATCCAGAGACTTCAGAAGAACCTGGACATCCTCATCCAGTCCATGACCAGAGTGTCCAGTCGCTCAGAGATGCTGGGCGCCATACACCAG gagTCTCGTACAGGCACGGCAGTAGAGATAATGGTCCAGCATGTAGAGAACCTGAGGAGGATGTACACTAAGGAACATGCTGAGCTCACTGAGCTGAGGGAGAACATGCTGCAGAACGAGAGGTCCTTCGGATCCCACTCAGGAGGAACACACTCgg ATGATTTCAGAGGCAAGAAACCATCTGGAGCAACGTCGTATAAG GCATCAGCCCGACGGGTCAGCATAGCAGCTATCCCCCGGTCCGGTGGGGGAGGGGGACCCATGCATTTTGACATGCCTAATAAACCACAGGACATGGAGGCGGAGAGACTCACCCGCAGATCTCCCTG TCCCATCCTGGCAGAGCAGGCCGCAGCAGCCCCGTGTTTGGGCTACTCCTCCCGGCCTGCGTCTGCAGCCAGCGGGTCCCGAGGACTGTGGCTCTGGCTGGCCCTAGTAGTGGTCCTAGCAGGCCTCCTGGCCCTCCTAGCCAGCCTGGTGCTGCAGCCGGCCGTGGATGGAGCGCCCGTGGGGACCGGGGACTCCTGGGTGACCATCCAGCAGCTCCTGTGGCCCTACACAGGGCTTAGGCACAACGGACAGCCACCGGTTTAG
- the LOC109864295 gene encoding lymphoid-restricted membrane protein isoform X1, with translation MNLGSIWCDGLSVSCVVTPCSSMDLGVTHRQRHNPVDSICRKLQTIQRHDREVNPSSPFQIPKFTSSSYNSPQSSLRRNLEVILKKREREGMLTPKGSPQLPRSSHCPNSSPANPTMNPPTPVNATFTITSNPGEWRGVGVGLGGQGRGWQRDCSTPAVQTGDTFFSFSHGHQFTQPEAGTGSDGSERHRTPSLTCTPAQSLLSYNLNFCSSDSTANLLQCELPYPALVVKRLSMGDGAMSSENRKDTMTEVSLICEEDLLDTIFHVCDTQRRGKVYVSRIVDYLRHTTSRGSEDSGLEDLCNMLDPEHKDVSIDLDTYHAIMKEWIDDCRKNGDDTPEDLTQESVRLRDSLSAKRSVLLNMTSGSLEAFGGEVSRTDLETSDLVFCVTDLQFSNQKLQEEVRKLKQNVETMEDHNQKLAEENEELKSQARLGQQLAQKEKMLKDEVEEMKMSLSCTEEGRARASAQTKHMERENQSLIAKISCLQDENIKVTMEMDDLQKRIIELCDLNAELQVHNHSFDAVVSEKESLILQKCRQIEELMATVMEYSSVTELLRADKTKLESQIHMMPPDMAVAGLSLSVAYRLNHSTSGSLQTELALAQTPPEGASCVSPLSFASVLDESLDREVLVLLQGPTHDQMSPEFKSLVNKLKRDFKDEGLSILSTLRGLMHHYGGPGASKDPILQAVQSELDRRRTEWGLSLEQLDQYTKSLENELIKMASSIRRSRTEILHLSVRVQEQENQKRQLREELDQLNTPGDSREASCQTPDEETQAGEDLDWDEEFVLQDFLKNEGVETYRDFKSQETGPTEEDRLTERGDQPGEVGERWTVVGGEGPEGGMRGISLLSPLSEQSEPDQTEGEDLRETTAATDGDQRVNSLSPQGAKLPECFGPEDAHQHAVDTEEHPLPPSHSSLSDVMSPDTIVPLLQDTPQPGSPEHDRTITAGNSPPPRLAEMVSPSCTYPVMNETILLTCSSQQTDGSERGKGEDITTSTNMSDTQKLTKDQLAERVLAEDSTSLLPVLEEEEDTQESVVQVPTVEVDLSGTVSLAGGDRGSPTMDGLNVAPTDPSQGPRDATIPDPSGAKIDSLVLRSKFKKELELSRSMDVIEEGKVQEDLSESVTTEKDIEASVSEDSTVGDRSSLSPNDKEIEVVTEFQRLSLGFKCDMFTLEKRLRLEERSRDLAEENVRREVSSCQGLLQALAPLCEDDNQSMEIIQRLQKNLDILIQSMTRVSSRSEMLGAIHQESRTGTAVEIMVQHVENLRRMYTKEHAELTELRENMLQNERSFGSHSGGTHSDDFRGKKPSGATSYKASARRVSIAAIPRSGGGGGPMHFDMPNKPQDMEAERLTRRSPWNVTGKSTARPPLKRFVSSGAWIETDEPSLVMLMKGPANDADSPSDEERREVPVQRKSSLTELGNKITSLIMPNKTPILAEQAAAAPCLGYSSRPASAASGSRGLWLWLALVVVLAGLLALLASLVLQPAVDGAPVGTGDSWVTIQQLLWPYTGLRHNGQPPV, from the exons ATGAACTTGGGAAGTATCTGGTGTGATGGACTATCAGT TTCTTGTGTTGTCACCCCCTGCTCCAGCATGGACCTTGGAGTGACCCATCGTCAACGCCACAACCCTGTTGACAGCATCTGTCGTAAGCTGCAGACCATCCAGCGGCATGACCGTGAGGTTAACCCCTCCTCGCCCTTCCAGATCCCAAAGTTCACGTCCAGCAGCTACAACAGCCCCCAGTCCAGCCTGCGCCGCAACCTGGAAGTCATCCTGAAGAAGCGCGAGAGGGAGGGGATGTTAACCCCTAAGGGTTCACCCCAGCTTCCCAGGAGCTCCCACTGTCCTAACTCCAGCCCAGCCAACCCCACCATGAACCCCCCAACCCCGGTCAATGCTACGTTTACCATAACAAGTAATcctggggagtggaggggggtAGGGGTGGGGTTAGGAGGGCAAGGGAGAGGATGGCAGAGGGACTGCTCCACCCCAGCTGTCCAGACTGGAGACACTTTTTTCAGCTTCTCTCATGGTCACCAGTTTACTCAGCCTGAGGCGGGGACAGGGTCTGACGGCAGCGAGAGGCACAGGACCCCATCTCTGACTTGCACACCTGCACAGAGCCTGCTGTCCTACAACCTCAACTTCTGCTCGTCAGACTCCACGGCCAACCTGCTGCAGTGTGAGCTGCCCTACCCGGCCCTGGTTGTCAAGAGACTGTCCATGGGAGACG gagccaTGTCCTCTGAGAACCGGAAGGACACGATGACTGAGGTCAGTCTGATCTGTGAAGAGGATTTACTAGACACCATTTTCCATGTTTGTGACACCCAGCGCAGAG GTAAGGTGTACGTGTCTCGTATCGTGGACTACCTGCGTCACACCACCAGCCGGGGTTCTGAGGACAGCGGGCTGGAGGACCTGTGTAATATGCTGGACCCAGAGCACAAAGATGTCTCCATAGACCTGGACACCTACCACGCCATCATGAAGGAGTGGATCGATGACTGCAGAAAGAATGG GGACGACACACCAGAGGACCTAACTCAAGAGTCTGTCAGACTCCGAGACAGCCTGTCAG CTAAGAGGTCTGTCCTGCTGAACATGACCTCAGGTAGTCTGGAGGCATTTGGAGGGGAGGTGTCACGAACAGATCT TGAGACGTCAGACCTGGTGTTCTGTGTGACCGACCTGCAGTTCAGTAACCAGAAGCTTCAGGAGGAGGTGAGGAAGCTGAAGCAGAATGTGGAGACCATGGAGGACCATAACCAGAAACTAGCAGAGGAGAACGAGGAGCTCAAGTCACAGGCCAGACT aGGCCAGCAGCTGGCCCAGAAGGAGAAGATGTTgaaggatgaggtggaggagatgAAGATGAGTCTGAGCTGtacagaggagggcagagccaggGCCTCAGCTCAGACCAAACATATG gagagagagaaccagagtctGATTGCCAAGATAAGCTGTCTTCAGGATGAG AACATAAAGGTCACCATggagatggatgacctccagaAGAGGATTATTGAACTGTGTGACCTAAATGCTGAGCTGCAG GTCCATAACCATTCCTTTGATGCTGTCGTGAGTGAAAAGGAATCCCTCATTCTCCAG AAGTGCAGACAGATTGAGGAGCTGATGGCTACAGTGATGGAGTACTCATCAGTCACAGAG CTGTTGAGAGCAGACAAGACCAAGCTGGAGAGCCAGATACACATGATGCCGCCAGACATGGCAGT TGCAGGTCTCTCCCTGTCGGTGGCGTACAGGTTGAACCACAGCACTTCAGGATCCCTGCAGACAGAACTGGCCCTTGCTCAAACACCTCCGGAG GGTGCGTCGTGTGTGTCGCCACTGAGCTTTGCATCTGTGCTAGATGAGTCTCTGGACAGGGAGGTGTTAGTGCTCCTGCAGGGCCCCACACATGACCAGATGTCCCCGGAGTTCAAGAGCCTCGTCAACAAACTG AAGAGAGATTTTAAGGACGAGGGCCTCTCCATCTTGTCAACACTCAGAGGACTCATGCACCACTATGGAGGACCAGGGGCTAGTAAAGACCCCATACTGCAG GCGGTGCAGTCTGAGCTGGATCGGAGGAGGACTGAGTGGGGACTCAGCCTGGAGCAGTTGGACCAGTACACCAAATCCCTGGAGAACGAACTGATCAAGATGGCCAGCAGCATAAGGAGGTCCCGCACTGAGATACTACACCTGTCAGTCAG GGTTCAGGAGCAGGAGAATCAGAAGAGGCAGCTGCGTGAAGAGTTGGACCAGCTAAATACCCCGGGGGACAGCAGGGAGGCCAGCTGCCAGACCCCCGACGAGGAGACACag GCTGGGGAAGACCTGGACTGGGACGAGGAGTTTGTCCTCCAAGACTTCCTGAAGAACGAGGGGGTGGAGACGTACAGGGACTTCAAGAGTCAGGAGACGGGACCGACGGAGGAGGACAGACTGACGGAGAGGGGGGACCAGCCTGGGGAGGTTGGGGAGAGGTGGACCGTGGTGGGGGGAGAGGGACCAGAGGGGGGAATGAGGGggatctcccttctctctcctctctcggagCAAAGTGAACCCGACCAGACGGAGGGAGAGGATCTGAGAG AAACCACAGCGGCAACAGACGGTGACCAGAGGGTGAACAGTCTATCCCCACAG GGTGCCAAATTACCAGAATGCTTTGGGCCTGAGGACGCCCACCAGCATGCTGTTGACACCGAGGAgcatccactccctccctcccactcttctCTATCGG ATGTAATGAGCCCTGACACCATAGTGCCCCTTCTTCAAGACACACCTCAGCCTGGCTCACCAGAACACGACAGGACCATCACTGCTGGGAACAGTCCACCCCCCAGGCTGGCTGAGATGGTATCTCCCAGCTGCACTTACCCTGTGATGAATGAGACCATTTTACTGACTTGCAG CTCCCAGCAGACAGACGGCAGTGAAAGAGGAAAAGGAGAGGACATCACCACCTCGACCAATATGAGTGAcacacag aagctAACCAAGGACCAGCTGGCTGAGAGAGTGCTAGCAGAGGACAG CACCAGCCTGTTACCAgtactagaggaggaggaggacacacagGAGTCAGTggtgcaggtgcctacagtggaAGTGGACTTGTCAG GGACAGTCAGTCTGGCAGGAGGGGACAGAGGCTCTCCGACTATGGATGGACTGAATGTTGCGCCCACTGACCCATCACAGGGTCCAAGGGATGCTACGATACCTGACCCCTCAGGAGCCAAAATTGACTCCCTGGTTCTCAGGAGCAAGTTCAAGAAGGAACTG GAGCTGTCTCGCAGTATGGATGTCATCGAGGAAGGGAAGGTACAAGAGGACCTGAGTGAAAGTGTTACCACagagaaggaca TTGAAGCCTCTGTTTCTGAGGACTCAACCGTAGGGGACAGAAGCAG CCTGTCCCCTAACGACAAGGAGATTGAGGTAGTG ACTGAGTTCCAGCGCCTGTCCCTGGGCTTTAAGTGTGACATGTTCACCCTGGAgaagaggctgaggctggaggagAGGTCACGAGACCTGGCAGAGGAGAATGTCCGGAGGGAGGTGTCCAGTTGCCAGGGACTATTACAG GCCCTGGCCCCTCTATGTGAGGATGATAACCAGTCTATGGAGATCATCCAGAGACTTCAGAAGAACCTGGACATCCTCATCCAGTCCATGACCAGAGTGTCCAGTCGCTCAGAGATGCTGGGCGCCATACACCAG gagTCTCGTACAGGCACGGCAGTAGAGATAATGGTCCAGCATGTAGAGAACCTGAGGAGGATGTACACTAAGGAACATGCTGAGCTCACTGAGCTGAGGGAGAACATGCTGCAGAACGAGAGGTCCTTCGGATCCCACTCAGGAGGAACACACTCgg ATGATTTCAGAGGCAAGAAACCATCTGGAGCAACGTCGTATAAG GCATCAGCCCGACGGGTCAGCATAGCAGCTATCCCCCGGTCCGGTGGGGGAGGGGGACCCATGCATTTTGACATGCCTAATAAACCACAGGACATGGAGGCGGAGAGACTCACCCGCAGATCTCCCTG GAATGTGACAGGGAAGAGCACGGCGCGTCCTCCTCTAAAGCGCTTTGTTAGCTCCGGGGCTTGGATTGAGACTGACGAGCCCTCCCTCGTGATGCTGATGAAGGG GCCTGCCAACGACGCAGACTCTCCTTCAGAcgaggagagaagggaagtgcCCGTTCAGAGGAAGTCCAGTCTCACTGAGCTGGGCAACAAAATCACCTCCCTGATTATGCCCAACAAGAC TCCCATCCTGGCAGAGCAGGCCGCAGCAGCCCCGTGTTTGGGCTACTCCTCCCGGCCTGCGTCTGCAGCCAGCGGGTCCCGAGGACTGTGGCTCTGGCTGGCCCTAGTAGTGGTCCTAGCAGGCCTCCTGGCCCTCCTAGCCAGCCTGGTGCTGCAGCCGGCCGTGGATGGAGCGCCCGTGGGGACCGGGGACTCCTGGGTGACCATCCAGCAGCTCCTGTGGCCCTACACAGGGCTTAGGCACAACGGACAGCCACCGGTTTAG